A genomic stretch from Seriola aureovittata isolate HTS-2021-v1 ecotype China chromosome 13, ASM2101889v1, whole genome shotgun sequence includes:
- the LOC130179899 gene encoding kelch repeat and BTB domain-containing protein 11: MNEGRRQCGGTITVEADVILHAVNPDLVTPPDKDGNLCPGYVKGFLQDDKDFSPPPVFEKQYLLDGRLMENNHIDHQKGNGSYISRADQFHLSNDKGALDLPLHTDSTVSNHIAGMQQNCTSSEIHNGARAKVSYGADSSVCLSSQAKQETDRPILKSNLSQEAENPQAKKEPDLVIEVGGQTISAHKSVLAEKSDYFKARLSRDILKVKGVSYKTLSTLIDYVYTSQMNVGKDNVVDVITGAKILQIPCAVQAAMDSMSEQIRAENCYEILTIAKKQRLSELKETAYGFMSDNFLQILKDPAVYGRLTGSERDLILKKRMEGRKTLMVAEINDVFDRVGSRPPSRCGSRPQSPLSVGSLEENHMIYHFNETANDWRPLTAMPEDINTKGCGICTMYNYLFVAGGIKGYGDKGKVSDKVFCYNPITNRWAEVRPLNQARAQLKLVSMDGYLYAIGGECLFTVEKYDPRMDRWTTVAPLPKGAFAVAHEATTCSGELYVSGGSLFYRLLKYDPKRDEWQECPYNNSRKKSTDMVAFKSFIYRFDVNREQGINVFKYNTIVKMWHDCASQRLGSHLPFRCAVIENCIYCVNKAQTLQFVVEEENAYFVEETLRAPLEAKGVLFPFVLTLPEKPEKVT; the protein is encoded by the coding sequence ATGAATGAGGGTCGCAGGCAGTGCGGAGGGACCATCACTGTGGAGGCTGATGTCATCCTCCACGCTGTGAACCCTGACCTTGTCACACCTCCCGACAAAGACGGGAATTTATGTCCAGGTTATGTTAAGGGATTCCTGCAGGATGACAAGGATTTCAGCCCTCCTCCAGTGTTTGAGAAACAATACCTGTTGGATGGAAGACTGATGGAGAATAATCATATCGATCATCAGAAAGGTAACGGCTCGTACATCTCAAGAGCTGATCAGTTCCACCTCTCCAATGATAAGGGCGCGCTAGATCTCCCTCTTCATACTGACTCCACTGTTTCCAATCACATCGCTGGCATGCAACAAAATTGTACAAGCAGTGAAATCCACAACGGCGCCAGAGCTAAAGTGTCTTACGGTGCAGATTCCTCTGTATGCTTGTCTAGCCAAGCCAAACAGGAAACTGATCGGCCAATCTTAAAATCGAACCTCAGCCAGGAGGCTGAAAACCCACAGGCTAAAAAAGAGCCTGATTTAGTCATCGAAGTGGGCGGGCAGACGATCAGCGCTCACAAGTCTGTCCTGGCAGAGAAGAGCGACTACTTCAAAGCACGGCTGTCACGAGATATCCTGAAAGTGAAGGGAGTGAGCTACAAGACTTTGTCTACACTGATAGACTATGTTTACACTTCCCAGATGAATGTTGGCAAGGACAACGTTGTGGACGTCATCACGGGCGCTAAAATCCTTCAGATCCCCTGTGCTGTCCAGGCGGCCATGGACTCCATGTCTGAACAAATCCGTGCAGAGAACTGCTACGAGATTCTGACCATCGCCAAAAAGCAGCGACTGAGCGAACTGAAGGAGACGGCCTACGGCTTCATGAGTGACAATTTCCTCCAGATCCTCAAAGACCCCGCTGTGTACGGCCGTCTGACTGGGTCTGAGAGGGATCTGATCCTGAAGAAGAGAATGGAGGGGAGGAAGACTCTGATGGTCGCAGAGATAAATGATGTGTTCGATCGAGTTGGGAGCCGGCCGCCAAGCCGCTGTGGCAGCCGACCGCAGAGCCCCTTGTCGGTGGGGTCTTTAGAGGAGAACCATATGATTTACCACTTTAACGAAACAGCAAATGACTGGAGACCTCTGACTGCGATGCCTGAGGACATAAACACTAAAGGGTGTGGGATCTGCACCATGTATAATTACCTGTTTGTGGCAGGGGGAATAAAGGGCTACGGGGACAAGGGCAAGGTTTCCGACAAAGTCTTCTGTTACAACCCCATAACCAACCGCTGGGCTGAGGTCAGACCACTGAACCAGGCTCGTGCCCAGCTAAAGCTTGTGTCTATGGATGGCTACTTGTACGCCATTGGAGGggagtgtttgtttacagtggaAAAATATGACCCTCGCATGGACCGCTGGACCACGGTGGCCCCCTTGCCCAAGGGAGCCTTCGCGGTGGCCCACGAAGCCACCACCTGCAGTGGAGAACTTTATGTTTCAGGCGGCTCCCTCTTCTACCGCCTTCTTAAGTACGACCCCAAGAGGGACGAGTGGCAGGAGTGCCCCTACAACAACAGCAGGAAGAAGTCCACCGACATGGTGGCTTTCAAAAGCTTCATCTACCGCTTTGACGTCAACCGTGAGCAGGGCATTAACGTTTTCAAATACAACACCATAGTGAAAATGTGGCATGATTGCGCTTCACAGAGGCTTGGAAGTCATTTACCCTTCAGGTGTGCTGTTATCGAGAACTGCATCTACTGTGTGAACAAAGCCCAGACTCTCCAGTTTGtagtggaggaggagaatgcCTACTTTGTTGAAGAGACGCTCAGGGCGCCTCTGGAGGCCAAAGGCGTTCTTTTCCCTTTTGTTCTCACTTTGCCTGAAAAGCCCGAGAAAGttacatag